The segment AACAAGGTTCAGAAAATCCCCGTTAAATAAATGGCGGACGATAATCGGAATAACAAATATTTTTTTAAATTTGCGTACGGCCACCGGTAGTTGACAATGGCAAACCGGATGCCCTTAACTTAATAAACGCAATATGATATTAGACTCTTTAAGTAATTCTGCTACGATAGAGCAGTTACATCCACTGTTTAAAAAAGCATTCGATTACCTTAAATCGACTGATTTTTCAAAAAAGGAAGCCGGAAAAATTCTTCTCGACGGTGATAACCTTTATGTAACAATTGCCGAACCAGTGGGGAAAAAAGAAAACGACGCTAAAATTGAAACTCATTTTAAATATATAGATATACAAATGCCTCTTACAGCAACCGAAACAATAGGGTGGAAAGCGGTTGCCGATCTAAAAAAAACAGCAGTGCCTTATGATGAGAAAAATGACATTACTTTTTTCGACGACATTCCCTCTGCTCATATCGACGTAACACCCGGAAATTTCGCTATTTTTTTCCCAGAAGACGGTCATGCACCCTGTATCGGGAATGGAAAATTCAGGAAAGTAATTGTCAAAGTACGCATCTGAACCATCCTCCGACAAAACGGTTAAACAGTTTCCTAATTAAAAAAATCCGTTTATATGAAACGACTGAATTTAGTAAAAAACGACCCGTGGCTCGAACCCTATAACGATACGATCGAATTTCGCCATCGGTTAACGGTCGATAAAAAGAAAGAACTCACACAAAAAACGGGATCACTCTCCGATTTTGCAACAGGATATCTGTATTTCGGCCTTCACCGAGATAAAGATGGATGGGTCATTCGAGAATGGGCACCCAATGCTTCGGAAATATATCTGATAGGAAATTTCTCTGAATGGAAGGAGTTACCGCGTTATAAATTCAAAGCTAAAAAAAATGGAATTTGGGAACTAAAATTAAAGGCTGACGAATTACATCATCTCGATCTGTACAAACTCTCGATGCACTGGCCGGGGGGACAAGGAGAACGTATTCCGGCATGGGCTACCCGAGTCATTCAAGACGAAAAAACATATATATTTTCGGCTCAGGTCTGGAACCCTGAAAAACCGTACCGTTTTAAAAAGAAAAAGTTCGTGCCGCAAACTTCACCTCTTCTTATTTACGAATGCCATATCGGAATGGCACAAGAAGAAGAACGGGTGGGAACTTACGATGAATTCAGACGAAACGTACTTCCCCGTATCGCAAAAGCAGGATACAATGCTATACAAATTATGGCAATACAGGAACATCCCTATTATGGCTCGTTCGGCTATCACGTCTCGAGTTTTTTCGCACCGTCTTCCCGGTTCGGGACACCCGACGATCTCAAGCATCTGATAGACGATGCTCATGCATTGGGAATCACTGTCATAATGGACATCGTACATTCACATGCCGTAAAAAATGAAGTAGAAGGTTTGGGCCGGTACGACGGATCCTACAGTCAGTTTTTTTACGGAGATGGAAGACGGGAACATCCTGCCTGGGACTCACTCTGTTTCGATTATGGGAAAAATGAGGTGATCCACTTTTTACTGTCGAACTGTAAATATTGGCTGGAAGAATATAACTTCGACGGTTTTCGTTTCGACGGGGTAACCTCTATGCTTTATTATAATCATGGCTTGGGCAAATCTTTCAACGGATATCCCGACTATTACGACGGCGGACAAGACGAAAACGCAATCACTTATTTATCGCTGGCAAACGAGCTGATTCATGCCGTTAATCCTAATGCCATCACAATTGCCGAAGAAATGAGCGGTATGCCCGGACTCGCCGTACCGACAGAGGACGGTGGTATCGGTTTCGATTACCGTATGGCAATGGGTATTCCTGATTTCTGGATAAAAACCATAAAAGAAAAAAAAGACGAAGACTGGAAACCGGCGACCATTTTTTGGGAAGTCACCAATCGGAGATCGGATGAAAAAACGATTAATTATGCAGAAAGTCACGATCAAGCATTAGTAGGAGATAAAACAATCATATTCAGACTTATAGACGACAAGATGTACTGGCATATGATGAAAGGTGATAAAGATTTTACCGTAGATAGAGGCATGGCTCTGCACAAAATAATCAGATTGGTAACATTATCAACCATCAATGGTGGCTATCTGAACTTTATGGGAAATGAATTCGGACATCCCGAATGGATCGATTTTCCCAGACAAGGGAACGAATGGTCATATAAATATGCTCGACGACAATGGAGTCTCGTCGATCGGGAGGACCTTAAATACCAGTATCTTGCAAATTTCGACGCCGCCATGATATCTTTAGTAAAAGGAATAAAAAATTTCGAAAAAATACCGATCGAAAAAATATGGGACAACGAAAGTGATCAAATATTAGCCTTCCGTAGAAAAGATTTGCTGTTTATTTTCAATTTTCATCCTGCAAAATCCTATAGCGATTACGGAATTCTCACCTCAAAAGGAGAATATCGCACTGCTCTGAATACCGATTCGCCTCAATTCGGAGGATTCGGACTGATAGATGAATCGATCACTCATTTTACCATTCCCGATCCTTTGTATAAAAAAGAAAAAAAGGAATGGCTAAAACTATACATACCGGCACGGTCGGCAATGGTATTGAAACTACATAAGAACATAAAAAGCAAAAACAATAATATTTAACATATATTTACTTTTACATATTTTACGCAATAATCATTTATAATTCAATATAAGTGCAGTTTACAGAAATTAAATGTACTTTTTACACGTAAAAATATATTATATAACATACTTTTAAATTTTGCAAGTATCCAGGAAAAATACATCTTTGCATGTATTAACCTAAAACAATCTTTTTTACCTTAAAAATTAATACCTATTGAAAACCTATAAAAAGGAGCTTTTTCTCAAAAGCTCCTTTTTGATAAATACCTCTTTATTCCTAAACCGGTTACATAAGAATACGCCCCTTTTCCTTTTTTATTAAAGTAATACTTAATTTTCAAAATGGATTCTATAACTTAGCCGTTCGAATAACAGAATTCCTGGCAATGAAAAAGTTCTCCTTTATACGCACCAAAGTCGCAGTAGGTTATTTATCACTTATCGCCTTATTACTTATTTCATTTTACTTTATTTACCGAGAAATATCGTTTCTTTCGGCGACCAGCCGGTATGAAACCGAACTGAACGAAAAACGAAAGGTCATCAACCGCACTCTCACAGGATTATACCGTGTAGAAGCAATCGGGCAAACCCTGATGACCGGTAATTTTAAAGATTATTCGTTATATCGTAAGTCGGTTAACGAAACAATGAACCAACTTGATTCGCTACGTACTTTCACAACAGATAGCTTACAGATAGAACGTATCGGGAACATCGTTTCTCTCCTCAAACAAAAAGAAAAAAATGTATTGGCATTGGTAAGTACCATCGCTTCCGATGAAGAAGTAAAAATGTATGAAGAAGGGTTTGTTAAAATAATGTCACAGCAAGACTCGCTTATTAAAGAACAAAAAAAACAACTCGAAGTTATCAGGCAACAAGACTCTCTGCTCAACCGGCCAAAACCGAAAAGATTTTTAAAAAGATTGGCCGAAGCCTTTTCTTCCGAAAAAGAAGTCTCTCCCGTACAACATATCGAAATAAACTCCAGCACCGACAGTCTTTCGGCAATCAATTTAGAATTGAAACAACGTATCAGCGATCGGCAACAAGAAATACAAACTTTTATATCCGATAAAAGCAACCGACTCAAAAGAGCCAACCAACGACTCGATGCACAAATAGAACTTACCATACGCGAATTCGAGCAAGAAGAAATCGCCGGCATCCTCGACAAAATAGACAAACAGCAAATAATAAAACGACAGGCCATACAAACCATCGGAACCATCGCTACAATTTCCGTATTACTGGCTATTATTTTCATCATAATAATACTCCGGGATATTACACGGAGTAATCGTTATCGGGCGGCTCTGGAAGAAGCGAACCTACAGGCAGAAAACCTTTTACAAATAAGAGAAAAGCTAATGCTTACGATTACGCATGATTTTAAGGCACCTCTCGGATCGATTATCGGATATGCCGATCTCTTATCAAGACTCATACAAGAAAACCGGCAACGATTCTATCTCGACAACATGCGCCAATCTTCCCAACATCTTCTTCGTCTGGTAAACGAACTTCTCGATTTCCACCGGTTAGATTCGAAAAAAGCAGAAATAAATTCTGTCGTTTTTTCTCCGGACCGGTTATTTGAAGAGATTAAAAACCGATTTACTCCTCTTGCACAGAAAAAAGGTCTCGAACTTATCTATGAAACAGACGGAGACATTACAAAAACATTTGCCGGTGATACTCTCCGCATCACACAAATTGCAGAAAACCTTCTTTCTAACGCCATAAAATTTACCGAATCGGGGCACGTTACCTTATATGTAACCATTACCGGGAGAAAACTCTGCTTTACGATAACAGATACAGGATGCGGAATCAGTAAAAACGATAAAGAAAAAATTTTTAGAGAATTTACTCGTTTACAAGGGGCCCGGGGACAAGAAGGCTTCGGCCTCGGATTATCCATTACACTCAAACTGGTAGAATTGTT is part of the Coprobacter tertius genome and harbors:
- a CDS encoding YhcH/YjgK/YiaL family protein; the encoded protein is MILDSLSNSATIEQLHPLFKKAFDYLKSTDFSKKEAGKILLDGDNLYVTIAEPVGKKENDAKIETHFKYIDIQMPLTATETIGWKAVADLKKTAVPYDEKNDITFFDDIPSAHIDVTPGNFAIFFPEDGHAPCIGNGKFRKVIVKVRI
- a CDS encoding alpha amylase C-terminal domain-containing protein — translated: MKRLNLVKNDPWLEPYNDTIEFRHRLTVDKKKELTQKTGSLSDFATGYLYFGLHRDKDGWVIREWAPNASEIYLIGNFSEWKELPRYKFKAKKNGIWELKLKADELHHLDLYKLSMHWPGGQGERIPAWATRVIQDEKTYIFSAQVWNPEKPYRFKKKKFVPQTSPLLIYECHIGMAQEEERVGTYDEFRRNVLPRIAKAGYNAIQIMAIQEHPYYGSFGYHVSSFFAPSSRFGTPDDLKHLIDDAHALGITVIMDIVHSHAVKNEVEGLGRYDGSYSQFFYGDGRREHPAWDSLCFDYGKNEVIHFLLSNCKYWLEEYNFDGFRFDGVTSMLYYNHGLGKSFNGYPDYYDGGQDENAITYLSLANELIHAVNPNAITIAEEMSGMPGLAVPTEDGGIGFDYRMAMGIPDFWIKTIKEKKDEDWKPATIFWEVTNRRSDEKTINYAESHDQALVGDKTIIFRLIDDKMYWHMMKGDKDFTVDRGMALHKIIRLVTLSTINGGYLNFMGNEFGHPEWIDFPRQGNEWSYKYARRQWSLVDREDLKYQYLANFDAAMISLVKGIKNFEKIPIEKIWDNESDQILAFRRKDLLFIFNFHPAKSYSDYGILTSKGEYRTALNTDSPQFGGFGLIDESITHFTIPDPLYKKEKKEWLKLYIPARSAMVLKLHKNIKSKNNNI
- a CDS encoding ATP-binding protein; this encodes MKKFSFIRTKVAVGYLSLIALLLISFYFIYREISFLSATSRYETELNEKRKVINRTLTGLYRVEAIGQTLMTGNFKDYSLYRKSVNETMNQLDSLRTFTTDSLQIERIGNIVSLLKQKEKNVLALVSTIASDEEVKMYEEGFVKIMSQQDSLIKEQKKQLEVIRQQDSLLNRPKPKRFLKRLAEAFSSEKEVSPVQHIEINSSTDSLSAINLELKQRISDRQQEIQTFISDKSNRLKRANQRLDAQIELTIREFEQEEIAGILDKIDKQQIIKRQAIQTIGTIATISVLLAIIFIIIILRDITRSNRYRAALEEANLQAENLLQIREKLMLTITHDFKAPLGSIIGYADLLSRLIQENRQRFYLDNMRQSSQHLLRLVNELLDFHRLDSKKAEINSVVFSPDRLFEEIKNRFTPLAQKKGLELIYETDGDITKTFAGDTLRITQIAENLLSNAIKFTESGHVTLYVTITGRKLCFTITDTGCGISKNDKEKIFREFTRLQGARGQEGFGLGLSITLKLVELLKGTIDVDSEEGKGSRFSIEIPLLFANRTNDETSAEKEKTLPILTGKNLKALIIDDDKLQLDLFSAQLKQLGIDSTPCLQPDELFAFLKNEKYDILFTDMQMPGSDGFEILNLLRNSENVRANNIPVIAVTARSDIQEEELQKNGFSGILYKPVEIKALAAIIGRSIPDASNKHSIHKPQEKDSSQIHFDALTAYSGNDPQAAAEIIGSFIDENRMNRENIQQSVQEKDMPAIARTAHKMRPLFSLIGATECYTLLSWLEDNKEMPFNETVKEKTDVLLSEIDRVIENAILYKTKVLLKESSEK